One region of Hugenholtzia roseola DSM 9546 genomic DNA includes:
- a CDS encoding RelA/SpoT family protein — protein sequence MKAPKSITQTKELESALPDAVPSSPPTFLDQQRQEQEKKEILRRYRALLRIARPHLSGDDAKKIKKAFEIAHDAHQGVRRKSGEPYIYHPLEVARIVVEEMGLGTTSIICALLHDVVEDTEVKLADIEQVFGKKVSRIIDGLTKVPAPTQMFGINKSAQAETFRKVLMTISEDIRVVLIKIADRLHNMRTLESMSKEKQLKIQAETQYIYAPIAHRLGLYNIRSELDDLCLKYANPEVYQDIISKIAKSKSARTRFINEFNKPIIEALDRLGLKYDIKSRLKAVSSIWNKMQKQKVPFEEVFDLFAIRIIIDTSEGDDEKAACWRVYSIVTDFYQPNVSRLRDWVSVPKANNYESLHTTVMSRKGQWVEVQIRTRRMDEIAEKGYAAHWKYKGGNDKGEQGIEKWIAKVRETIENQDLSALEMVDNFRAELFDKEIYVFTPTGDLKVFPKGATILDFAFDIHSGLGEHCLGGKVNHKLVPLNYQLQNGDQIEILKSSKPKVNEDWLKFVYTARAKQKIKQALKKDHKALSDSGKEIISRKLKQLKIQMTDEVLGQLTDYFGLSTPTDLFIKVGKGEIDHTQIKKFREESEKHKDAPKDVKEVKEILQKEHQKDVLVIGDGKAGVEYVLSQCCKPIAGDSIFGIVTVSRGIRIHRTDCPNATAMLASFGDRVIKVQWAKDKPNKFDVSLHIIGTDRQGLINDLTYIISHAHKVNICSLNIGTQNGNVFDGRVTVSVSNSQQVQNLVEDIKRIEGVVNVHRFDE from the coding sequence ATGAAAGCACCCAAATCAATTACCCAAACAAAAGAATTAGAGTCTGCCCTGCCTGATGCTGTGCCGTCGAGTCCGCCCACTTTTTTAGACCAACAACGCCAAGAACAGGAGAAGAAAGAAATCTTGCGCCGCTATCGCGCCCTGCTTCGCATTGCCCGCCCTCATTTAAGCGGCGATGATGCCAAAAAAATCAAGAAAGCCTTTGAAATTGCACACGACGCGCACCAAGGGGTACGCAGAAAATCGGGCGAACCTTACATCTACCACCCCTTAGAAGTGGCGCGAATTGTCGTAGAGGAGATGGGCTTAGGCACAACGTCCATCATTTGCGCCCTACTACACGACGTAGTGGAAGATACCGAAGTCAAGTTGGCAGATATAGAACAGGTCTTTGGAAAGAAAGTATCGCGCATCATCGATGGGCTAACCAAAGTGCCTGCCCCTACCCAGATGTTTGGTATCAATAAGTCGGCGCAAGCCGAAACTTTCCGCAAAGTCTTGATGACCATTTCGGAAGATATTAGGGTAGTTTTGATTAAAATTGCCGACCGCCTACACAACATGCGCACCTTAGAGAGCATGAGCAAGGAAAAGCAGCTCAAAATTCAGGCAGAAACCCAATACATCTACGCGCCCATTGCACACCGTTTGGGCTTGTATAATATCCGTTCCGAACTCGACGACCTGTGTCTAAAATACGCCAACCCCGAAGTTTATCAGGACATTATCTCTAAAATTGCCAAAAGCAAAAGTGCGCGAACACGCTTTATCAATGAGTTTAATAAGCCCATTATCGAAGCCCTCGACCGCTTAGGTTTGAAATACGACATCAAATCGCGCCTCAAAGCCGTTTCCTCTATTTGGAACAAGATGCAAAAGCAGAAAGTGCCATTCGAGGAAGTCTTCGACCTCTTTGCCATTCGTATCATCATCGATACGAGCGAAGGCGATGACGAAAAAGCCGCCTGTTGGCGCGTGTATTCTATCGTTACCGATTTTTATCAGCCCAATGTAAGCCGCCTACGCGATTGGGTGAGTGTGCCAAAGGCAAATAACTACGAATCTTTGCACACAACGGTCATGAGCCGAAAAGGGCAGTGGGTAGAAGTCCAGATTCGCACACGCCGCATGGACGAAATTGCAGAAAAAGGCTACGCCGCCCATTGGAAGTACAAAGGGGGCAACGACAAAGGTGAGCAGGGTATAGAAAAATGGATTGCCAAAGTGCGTGAAACGATTGAAAATCAAGACCTTTCTGCCTTAGAGATGGTCGATAACTTTCGCGCCGAACTCTTTGATAAGGAAATCTATGTTTTCACGCCCACAGGCGATTTAAAAGTCTTTCCCAAAGGCGCAACCATTCTCGACTTTGCCTTCGACATTCATTCGGGCTTAGGCGAACACTGTTTGGGCGGCAAAGTCAATCACAAACTTGTACCGCTCAACTATCAACTTCAAAACGGCGACCAAATCGAAATCTTGAAATCTTCGAAACCTAAGGTAAATGAAGATTGGCTCAAATTTGTTTATACGGCGCGTGCCAAACAGAAAATCAAGCAGGCACTCAAAAAAGACCACAAAGCCCTTTCCGATTCGGGCAAGGAAATCATCTCACGCAAGCTCAAACAGCTCAAAATTCAGATGACAGACGAGGTCTTGGGGCAGCTTACTGACTATTTTGGGCTTTCTACGCCCACCGACCTTTTCATCAAAGTAGGAAAAGGGGAAATCGACCACACACAAATCAAAAAATTTAGAGAGGAAAGCGAAAAGCACAAAGACGCGCCCAAAGATGTCAAAGAGGTAAAAGAAATTTTACAAAAGGAACACCAAAAAGACGTGCTTGTTATCGGCGACGGAAAAGCAGGCGTAGAATATGTACTTTCACAATGTTGCAAACCCATTGCAGGCGATAGCATCTTTGGTATCGTAACGGTAAGCAGGGGGATTCGAATCCACCGTACCGACTGCCCCAACGCAACGGCTATGCTTGCCTCTTTTGGCGATAGGGTCATCAAGGTACAATGGGCAAAGGATAAGCCCAACAAGTTTGATGTAAGCCTGCATATTATCGGCACAGACCGACAAGGACTCATCAACGACCTGACTTATATCATCTCACACGCGCACAAAGTCAATATCTGCTCCTTGAACATTGGCACACAAAATGGAAACGTCTTCGATGGGCGCGTTACGGTGAGCGTATCTAATTCCCAACAGGTGCAAAATCTGGTAGAGGACATCAAACGGATTGAAGGCGTAGTAAATGTGCATCGTTTTGATGAATAG